From the Notolabrus celidotus isolate fNotCel1 chromosome 12, fNotCel1.pri, whole genome shotgun sequence genome, one window contains:
- the LOC117822395 gene encoding G2/M phase-specific E3 ubiquitin-protein ligase-like isoform X3 — MDLLVQDIVMFQVIHRVQGPFQSLYRFCEGLKTLGVLDQIRRHPDSFRPLFCYEPNTLTADQVDDLFSIRLSPEGSNKRAAEEMVVAFWRDYLQDAEEEEGPSKLEKILAFTTGASVVPPIGFSPTPSVQFIHKGDDGFSTSMFPLANTCVNCIKLPLHVSYQLFKEKFDFALGNTYGFGRA, encoded by the exons ATGGATCTACTGGTACAGGACATTGTCATGTTTCAGGTCATCCACAGGGTTCAAGGTCCATTTCAAAG TTTGTACAGGTTCTGTGAAGGACTGAAAACTCTTGGGGTTCTGGACCAAATACGACGACATCCAGACAGCTTTCGACCCCTGTTCTGCTATGAGCCGAACACACTGACTGCTGACCAGGTGGATGATCTTTTCAGCATTCGTCTCTCTCCAGAAGGGAGCAACAAGAGAGCTGCTGAGGAGATGGTTGTTGCTTTCTGGAGGGACTATCTCCAAGATGCAGAAG aagaagaagggccATCCAAACTAGAGAAGATATTGGCCTTCACAACTGGAGCATCTGTGGTACCACCTATCGGCTTTTCCCCAACTCCTTCTGTCCAGTTCATTCACAAAGGAGATGATGGCTTCTCTACATCAATGTTCCCTCTTGCCAACACATGTGTTAACTGCATCAAGTTGCCACTACATGTGTCTTACCAACTGTTCAAGGAAAAGTTTGACTTTGCATTAGGAAACACATATGGGTTTGGCAGGGCATGA
- the LOC117822395 gene encoding G2/M phase-specific E3 ubiquitin-protein ligase-like isoform X2, which yields MTLPTAAPVRRECAPRYQAQRFSSWTSGTRKKRFCEGLKTLGVLDQIRRHPDSFRPLFCYEPNTLTADQVDDLFSIRLSPEGSNKRAAEEMVVAFWRDYLQDAEEEEGPSKLEKILAFTTGASVVPPIGFSPTPSVQFIHKGDDGFSTSMFPLANTCVNCIKLPLHVSYQLFKEKFDFALGNTYGFGRA from the exons atgACATTGCCCACTGCAGCTCCAGTCCGGAGAGAGTGTGCGCCGCGTTATCAAGCGCAACGCTTCAGCTCTTGGACATCAGGCACAAGGAAGAAAAG GTTCTGTGAAGGACTGAAAACTCTTGGGGTTCTGGACCAAATACGACGACATCCAGACAGCTTTCGACCCCTGTTCTGCTATGAGCCGAACACACTGACTGCTGACCAGGTGGATGATCTTTTCAGCATTCGTCTCTCTCCAGAAGGGAGCAACAAGAGAGCTGCTGAGGAGATGGTTGTTGCTTTCTGGAGGGACTATCTCCAAGATGCAGAAG aagaagaagggccATCCAAACTAGAGAAGATATTGGCCTTCACAACTGGAGCATCTGTGGTACCACCTATCGGCTTTTCCCCAACTCCTTCTGTCCAGTTCATTCACAAAGGAGATGATGGCTTCTCTACATCAATGTTCCCTCTTGCCAACACATGTGTTAACTGCATCAAGTTGCCACTACATGTGTCTTACCAACTGTTCAAGGAAAAGTTTGACTTTGCATTAGGAAACACATATGGGTTTGGCAGGGCATGA
- the LOC117822395 gene encoding G2/M phase-specific E3 ubiquitin-protein ligase-like isoform X1, producing the protein MTLPTAAPVRRECAPRYQAQRFSSWTSGTRKKSLYRFCEGLKTLGVLDQIRRHPDSFRPLFCYEPNTLTADQVDDLFSIRLSPEGSNKRAAEEMVVAFWRDYLQDAEEEEGPSKLEKILAFTTGASVVPPIGFSPTPSVQFIHKGDDGFSTSMFPLANTCVNCIKLPLHVSYQLFKEKFDFALGNTYGFGRA; encoded by the exons atgACATTGCCCACTGCAGCTCCAGTCCGGAGAGAGTGTGCGCCGCGTTATCAAGCGCAACGCTTCAGCTCTTGGACATCAGGCACAAGGAAGAAAAG TTTGTACAGGTTCTGTGAAGGACTGAAAACTCTTGGGGTTCTGGACCAAATACGACGACATCCAGACAGCTTTCGACCCCTGTTCTGCTATGAGCCGAACACACTGACTGCTGACCAGGTGGATGATCTTTTCAGCATTCGTCTCTCTCCAGAAGGGAGCAACAAGAGAGCTGCTGAGGAGATGGTTGTTGCTTTCTGGAGGGACTATCTCCAAGATGCAGAAG aagaagaagggccATCCAAACTAGAGAAGATATTGGCCTTCACAACTGGAGCATCTGTGGTACCACCTATCGGCTTTTCCCCAACTCCTTCTGTCCAGTTCATTCACAAAGGAGATGATGGCTTCTCTACATCAATGTTCCCTCTTGCCAACACATGTGTTAACTGCATCAAGTTGCCACTACATGTGTCTTACCAACTGTTCAAGGAAAAGTTTGACTTTGCATTAGGAAACACATATGGGTTTGGCAGGGCATGA
- the LOC117822395 gene encoding G2/M phase-specific E3 ubiquitin-protein ligase-like isoform X4 — protein MDLLVQDIVMFQVIHRVQGPFQRFCEGLKTLGVLDQIRRHPDSFRPLFCYEPNTLTADQVDDLFSIRLSPEGSNKRAAEEMVVAFWRDYLQDAEEEEGPSKLEKILAFTTGASVVPPIGFSPTPSVQFIHKGDDGFSTSMFPLANTCVNCIKLPLHVSYQLFKEKFDFALGNTYGFGRA, from the exons ATGGATCTACTGGTACAGGACATTGTCATGTTTCAGGTCATCCACAGGGTTCAAGGTCCATTTCAAAG GTTCTGTGAAGGACTGAAAACTCTTGGGGTTCTGGACCAAATACGACGACATCCAGACAGCTTTCGACCCCTGTTCTGCTATGAGCCGAACACACTGACTGCTGACCAGGTGGATGATCTTTTCAGCATTCGTCTCTCTCCAGAAGGGAGCAACAAGAGAGCTGCTGAGGAGATGGTTGTTGCTTTCTGGAGGGACTATCTCCAAGATGCAGAAG aagaagaagggccATCCAAACTAGAGAAGATATTGGCCTTCACAACTGGAGCATCTGTGGTACCACCTATCGGCTTTTCCCCAACTCCTTCTGTCCAGTTCATTCACAAAGGAGATGATGGCTTCTCTACATCAATGTTCCCTCTTGCCAACACATGTGTTAACTGCATCAAGTTGCCACTACATGTGTCTTACCAACTGTTCAAGGAAAAGTTTGACTTTGCATTAGGAAACACATATGGGTTTGGCAGGGCATGA